The genomic interval AGCGTGTCGGCCCAGCCCTCGTTCCACGCCTCTTTCCCGACCGGGTGGGTAGGGGAGGCAAGCGCCAGGATATAGACCAGCATCCCTTCGTTGTAGCCGACCCAGTCGTGTGGTTCCCATCCGCGTTCCGGGCGCCAGCCCATCGTAATTCCTTGCGAATTTGCGAGATTGTCCGCCTGCGTGCCGGTTGCAGGGCGCTGTGCCCAATCCCACTCAACCCGCCGGTAGATGCGCTCCGCCAGATCGCGGATTTGCGCCTCGACCGGATCGTCGCGGTCGTAATAGCCCTGCGCGAACAGCGCCCCGCCCAGGAACAGCGTCGTATCGACGGTCGAAAGCTCGGTTTCGCCGAAGCGAGTTCCATCCTCGTAGCGCAGGAAGTGGTAGAAGAAACCGCGATAGCCGGTGATTCCCCGGCGCCCCGGACCCTGCGGCGCATTCCAGTAGAAGGCGAGGCAGTCGCGCGTACGACGGGCCGCTTCGTCCCGGCTGACATACCCCCGGTGCGCTCCGATGCCGTAAGCCGTCAGCGCGAACCCCGTTGCCGCGACGGAGGAGAAGCTGCGGGTCGGCCAGCGGTCCGGGGCGAGGCACCGTTCGGTATCGGTGGTGTCCCAGAAATAGCGGAAGGTGCGGCGGGTCAGGTCCTCGCTGAAGCGACCGACCGCAGCGTTCGACATTTTACCGGCCGGTGGCACCACCGGCGGCGCGGGCGCGGGGGCCGGAACGCATGCGGCGACCATGCAGCCGGCGAGCATCGCCAGTCGCATGGCCGCCTTGCGGAGGGAGGGTCCGCAATCCCTCAGAACTGGTAGCGGGCGCGAAATTGGAGGCGGCGGGGCAGCGTCTGCACGAAATTGCCGTTGACCGCCGGATCGAGCGGATCGGTCGCGCTGAAGAAGCCGTCGAACCCGCCATAGTTCGGATTGTTGAACACGTTGAATACGTCGAGCGCCAGCTCGATCTGGTGATCGCCGCCCAGGCCGATGATCTTCGCCAGCGTCAGGTTCACCTCGCAGAACTGGAAAATACCGTCGATACAGGTCTTTTCCGGGTAGGCGGACATGATCCGCAGCTGCCCGTTGTCGAAGCCGTTGGTGGCATCGACGACCTGGTAGGCGCGCCCGCTGCCGAAGGTCGAAAGGGTGGACAACCGCAGGCCGAGCGGCAGATCGACAATGCCGGACAGCACCAGCCGATGCCGCTCGTCACCCGGCCGTGCGCGGAAGCCGTAGGCATCGGGCACGGTTCCGTCGAGGCTGAACAGGTCGTTCCCGTTCTGCGCGCCGCGCCCCACGGTGTAGGCGATGTCGACGCCCCAGCCATCATTCACCGAATAGGGCTTGTCGAGGGTGAAGTAGACAGCCCGGTAGGTCGTATCGAGACCGTCATAGCCGATCAGCACGTTCGAATAGCCGAAGGGGACCACCGGCGAGGTGTCGCAGCAATTTCCAAGCCCGCCGTCGCGCCGCGTGGCGAACAGGTTGGTGTAGCCGTTGCGGCCGTTCTGGTACGCGCCGGTGACGGTCGCGGTCCAGTCGCCGAAACGGTGACGGATACCCAGAGTGAACTGGTCGTTCACCGGCGGACGGGCGTTCTCGGGAACCGCGAACAGTTCGGGAAGGCCCGATGTCGAGGTGTTGCGCAGTTCGATCAGGCCGTCGCGGGTCAGGTAGCGCGGATCCCAGGCGACGGTCGGCAGGCCGTTGCGCGGGCTGCCGTCCTCGGAAAAGCGAAAGACGCCGATCGGGTTAAGCAGGCGTGAGATTTCGTCGACCGTGTTGCTGAAGGTGTTGCGGTCGTAATACCGCCCCGCGCCGCCGAACAGCACCCAGTTGCCTTCTCCCGTCAGATCCCAGGAAAAGCCCAGGCGCGGGGCGAATGCACCGAGAAACGGATCGCGCTCGCTACCGTCCGAGATGTAGTTTTCCGGATCGAAGTAGAACGTGGAAGGAAGCGCGCGCAGCGCCGCTGCCGCGCTGTCGGGCGTGACGTAATCGTTGTTGAAGCCGTTGGTCTCGTAATCCCAGCGCAGGCCGACGTTCAGCTCGAACCGGTCGGTGATCAGCCAGTCATCCTGCACATAGACACCGATGATCGTGTTCGATGTCTCGATCAGCGAGTTGCCGAGGCCGAGGCGCGCTTCCGCGGGAAAGCTGAAATCGAGGTTGTTCGCGGCATCGACGAAGTAGGTATAGCGAGGCTGAACAAAGGAGCGGTTGTCGAAATTGACGTCGAGAAACTCGACGCTCGCGCCCACCTTGAAGGTGTGGTTGTCGATCGCGGTGTAGGTGAAGTCGTTGCGGAAGGTGAAGCCTTCCTGCTCTTCGCGACGGGTCGAATCCTTGCCCCCGAACGTGATGATGCCGGCGTATTCGAACTGCGGCAGGTCGGGATTGAGCGATGTCGGGTTGAAGACGTAGTTGAGATAGCTGGCACGGAATTCGTTGACGAAATCGTCTCCGTCATAGGTCCATTGCAGCAGGGCGCTGTCGACCCTGTTCTGCTTGTCTTCGGCCGCCTCGTAGGAAACCGTGCCGCCAAAGTTCTGAATGTCGGATTCGTCGCGGCGGTTGAAGGACAGGTCGACGACGCTGCGATCG from Aurantiacibacter spongiae carries:
- a CDS encoding glucoamylase family protein, whose product is MRLAMLAGCMVAACVPAPAPAPPVVPPAGKMSNAAVGRFSEDLTRRTFRYFWDTTDTERCLAPDRWPTRSFSSVAATGFALTAYGIGAHRGYVSRDEAARRTRDCLAFYWNAPQGPGRRGITGYRGFFYHFLRYEDGTRFGETELSTVDTTLFLGGALFAQGYYDRDDPVEAQIRDLAERIYRRVEWDWAQRPATGTQADNLANSQGITMGWRPERGWEPHDWVGYNEGMLVYILALASPTHPVGKEAWNEGWADTLENQWATYYGYDYLQFEPLFGHQYSHVWIDFRGIRDDFMREKNIDYFENSRRATLAQRAYGADNPNRWVGYDDAVWGWTASDGPAHSTGEYMVNGRPREFFTYRARGVSAFRVVDDGTIVPTAAGGSIPFAPRETIAALMTMKQRYGDRLYDEYGFRDAFNPSFTFVEAGSPSGTVDPASGWVAGDHLGIDQGPILAMMENHRSGLVWATMRRHPHVREGLKRAGFSGGWLDEPAP
- a CDS encoding TonB-dependent receptor; this translates as MFQFRDARMRKFRRLAAALVISVGGGALAIGLATPVHAQETSASLRGTISGQGVESVTAIDTETGARRTVAVQPDGTYVFSSLRPGTYWLELRTAAGVTSTDQITLLVAQDAVLDFDAAEAVAPVADEPAALGEAIIVTAGRLRADDGGEVATNVTRQQIENLPQTDRNFLSFAALAPGVTYLDGESDRGIQAGASTRSQVNVFIDGVSLKNKLREGGIAGQQNSRGNPFGQSAVQEFRVLTQNYKAEYEQAGSAIITAVTRSGSNEFHGQAFGQYTDDSLTEIDAINERQGLPKPDFKRVQYGAALGGPIIRDRLFFFGSYEGNDQDRAFNVIAGGSPELRAAFEASSGRSISEFEGSFVSPFRSDFFFGKLTFIPDDRSVVDLSFNRRDESDIQNFGGTVSYEAAEDKQNRVDSALLQWTYDGDDFVNEFRASYLNYVFNPTSLNPDLPQFEYAGIITFGGKDSTRREEQEGFTFRNDFTYTAIDNHTFKVGASVEFLDVNFDNRSFVQPRYTYFVDAANNLDFSFPAEARLGLGNSLIETSNTIIGVYVQDDWLITDRFELNVGLRWDYETNGFNNDYVTPDSAAAALRALPSTFYFDPENYISDGSERDPFLGAFAPRLGFSWDLTGEGNWVLFGGAGRYYDRNTFSNTVDEISRLLNPIGVFRFSEDGSPRNGLPTVAWDPRYLTRDGLIELRNTSTSGLPELFAVPENARPPVNDQFTLGIRHRFGDWTATVTGAYQNGRNGYTNLFATRRDGGLGNCCDTSPVVPFGYSNVLIGYDGLDTTYRAVYFTLDKPYSVNDGWGVDIAYTVGRGAQNGNDLFSLDGTVPDAYGFRARPGDERHRLVLSGIVDLPLGLRLSTLSTFGSGRAYQVVDATNGFDNGQLRIMSAYPEKTCIDGIFQFCEVNLTLAKIIGLGGDHQIELALDVFNVFNNPNYGGFDGFFSATDPLDPAVNGNFVQTLPRRLQFRARYQF